The Oncorhynchus masou masou isolate Uvic2021 chromosome 8, UVic_Omas_1.1, whole genome shotgun sequence genome has a window encoding:
- the LOC135544406 gene encoding gelsolin-like — protein MVYHPEFEKAGQQAGLQVWRIEKFDLVAVPENLYGSFYTGDAYLVLNTIKQRSGNLQYDLHFWLGDFCTQDESGAAAIFTVQMDDYLGGKPIQYREVQGHESKVFLGYFKAGLKYLKGGVASGFKHVVTNEVVMQRVLQVKGRRVVRATEVPVSWDSFNQGDCFILDLGSEIYQWCGSQSNRFEKLKATQVAKGIRDNERSGRARVYVCDEGAERDKMIEVLGDKSDLPEGSSDDIKADASNRKMAKLYKVSNGSGDMAMSMVAAENPFSQSALESSDCFILDHGSDGKIFVWKGKEANLEERKAAMKAADEFIKKMGYPKHTQVQILPEMGETPLFKQFFKNWRDKDQTEGLGVAYVSNSIAKIAKVSFDAATLHDSPAMAAQHGMVDGGNGEKQIWRIEGSDKVEVDPSTHGQFYGGDSYIILYNYHHGGRQGHIIYMWQGSDSSQDEIGASAILGAQLDDELGGGPVQVRVVQGKEPAHLMSLFRGQPMVVYKGGTSRDGGQSAPAETRLFQVRSNSAGCTRAVEVDAVSSNLNSNDTFLLVTPAASFMWVGQGASDTEKNGTQQLCDILGVSSSELSEGGETDDYWEALGGKAAYRTSSRLRSKDKMDAHPPRLFACSNKTGNFIIEEVPGEMTQEDLATDDVMIMDTWDQVFVWIGNEAHEEEKTEAMASAVRYIESDPANRDRRTPIVKIKQGFEPPTFTGWFLGWDHEYWTSDPLERAMAELEL, from the exons ATGGTGTACCATCCTGAGTTTGAGAAGGCTGGCCAACAGGCGGGCCTGCAGGTGTGGAGGATTGAGAAGTTTGACCTGGTGGCCGTGCCAGAGAACCTGTATGGAAGCTTCTACACGGGAGACGCCTACCTGGTCCTCAACACCATCAAGCAGCGCTCCGGGAACCTGCAGTATGACCTGCACTTctggctgg GCGATTTCTGCACCCAGGATGAGAGTGGAGCAGCAGCCATCTTCACAGTCCAGATGGATGACTATCTGGGGGGTAAACCCATCCAGTACCGTGAGGTCCAGGGACATGAGTCCAAAGTATTCCTGGGTTACTTCAAGGCTGGACTGAAGTACTTG AAAGGAGGTGTGGCATCTGGGTTCAAACATGTGGTCACCAACGAGGTGGTTATGCAGCGGGTGCTGCAGGTCAAAGGTCGCCGTGTTGTCAGGGCAACGGAGGTGCCTGTCAGCTGGGACAGCTTCAACCAGGGAGACTGCTTCATCCTGGACCTGGGAAGC GAGATCTACCAGTGGTGTGGCTCCCAGAGCAACCGCTTTGAGAAGCTGAAGGCCACCCAGGTTGCCAAGGGTATCCGTGACAACGAGCGCAGTGGGCGAGcccgtgtgtacgtgtgtgacgAGGGTGCGGAGAGAGACAAGATGATAGAG GTTCTGGGAGATAAATCAGACCTGCCTGAAGGATCCTCTGATGACATCAAAGCAGATGCCTCAAACAGGAAAATGGCCAAGCTGTACAAG gTGTCCAATGGCAGTGGAGACATGGCCATGTCCATGGTGGCAGCAGAGAACCCATTCTCCCAGAGTGCACTGGAGTCCAGCGACTGCTTCATCCTGGATCATGGCTCTGATGGCAAGATCTTCGTCTGGAAAG GCAAAGAAGCCAACCTGGAGGAGCGTAAGGCAGCCATGAAAGCAGCAGATGAGTTCATCAAGAAGATGGGCTACCCCAAACACACCCAGGTGCAGATCCTGCCGGAGATGGGAGAGACGCCGCTCTTCAAGCAGTTCTTCAAGAACTGGCGTGACAAGGACCAGACAGAGGGCCTGGGCGTGGCCTATGTCTCCAACAGCATCGCCAAGATAGCGAAGGTGTCCTTCGATGCCGCCACGCTCCACGACTCCCCTGCCATGGCTGCCCAGCACGGCATGGTGGACGGGGGCAacggagagaagcag ATCTGGCGTATTGAAGGATCAGACAAGGTGGAAGTGGACCCCTCCACACACGGACAATTCTATGGGGGAGACAGTTACATCATCCTCTACAACTATCACCATGGAGGACGCCAAGGACACATTATCTACATGTG GCAGGGAAGTGATTCTTCCCAGGACGAAATTGGTGCTTCAGCCATCTTGGGTGCCCAGTTGGACGATGAGCTTGGTGGTGGACCTGTGCAG GTGAGAGTAGTCCAGGGCAAGGAGCCAGCTCACCTCATGAGCCTGTTCAGGGGGCAGCCCATGGTGGTGTACAAGGGAGGTACGTCCAGAGACGGGGGTCAGTCCGCTCCTGCAGAAACACGACTCTTCCAGGTGCGCTCCAACTCTGCAGGGTGCACAAGAGCTGTGGAG GTTGATGCTGTGTCCTCCAACCTGAACTCCAACGACACCTTCCTCCTGGTGACCCCAGCAGCCTCTTTCATGTGGGTGGGCCAGGGGGCCAGTGACACTGAGAAAAATGGCACCCAGCAGCTCTGTGACATTCTGGGGGTGTCCTCCTCAGAACTGTCTGAGGGTGGAGAGactg aTGACTACTGGGAGGCTCTGGGAGGGAAGGCAGCATACCGCACCTCCTCCAGACTGAGAAGCAAGGACAAGATGGACGCCCATCCACCCAGGCTCTTTGCCTGCTCCAACAAGACCGGAAACTTCATT ATTGAGGAGGTACCTGGGGAGATGACCCAAGAGGATCTGGCTACCGATGATGTCATGATCATGGACACATGGGATCAG GTGTTTGTCTGGATCGGGAATGAAGCCCATGAAGAGGAGAAGACTGAAGCTATGGCCTCCG CTGTGCGTTACATTGAGTCAGACCCTGCCAACCGTGACCGCAGGACGCCCATCGTGAAGATCAAACAAGGGTTCGAGCCGCCCACGTTCACCGGCTGGTTCCTGGGCTGGGACCATGAGTACTGGACCAGCGACCCCCTGGAACGTGCCATGGCTGAGCTGGAGCTCTGA